The Dehalococcoides mccartyi CG5 genome contains the following window.
GAGCGGGTGTTGCCCAGGCCTTGTCCGACAATAATTTTGAGATATTGGCAACAGACACTCACAAAGACCCCCTGGAACAGGTTGAAACCAAGATGCCTGATGTAGTTTTGCTGGGTTCAGACCTGACCGCTTACAGCGGGTTGGATTTGGGGCGGCGTATTGTGCGTACCTTCCCCAATACCAAGGTTATTATCCTTTCCCCAAACCCCAATGATACCGAACTGTTTGAATGCATAAGAACAGCGGCTGTAGCCTGTCTGAAAAAGAGCAGTACTGCTGAAGAGCTTATTGAAACTATCCGCCGGGCAAACCGGGGTGAGTATCCTATCAATGAAAGCCTTATGGGTAGCCCTAGCCTGGCTAAACAGGTATTGGCCCAGTTTCAAGATGTCTCCATGCTGGGTAAAGATGCCTCTAGTTTTGTTGCCCCCTTGACCAATCGTGAAAAACAGATATTGACCTTGATTGCCAACGGCAATACCAACAAGCAAATTGCCAACAATCTGGAAATAAGCGAGCAAACCATAAAAAACCATGTCAGCGCCATTTTACGCAAATTAAATGCC
Protein-coding sequences here:
- a CDS encoding LuxR C-terminal-related transcriptional regulator, translated to MEDNSKIRVMVIDEQPFFRAGVAQALSDNNFEILATDTHKDPLEQVETKMPDVVLLGSDLTAYSGLDLGRRIVRTFPNTKVIILSPNPNDTELFECIRTAAVACLKKSSTAEELIETIRRANRGEYPINESLMGSPSLAKQVLAQFQDVSMLGKDASSFVAPLTNREKQILTLIANGNTNKQIANNLEISEQTIKNHVSAILRKLNANDRAHAVVVAIRCGLINI